TGCTGGCGGATGTACATATTGCGCATCATCTGCCGGTTGGCCCACTCAAAGTCCCACAGCATCGCCAGGGCCTGGCGCACGCGGCGGTCCTTGAACATCGGTTTTTGCACGTTGAACACGTAGCCCTGGGCCGGCTGCGGTGCCTCTTTGGCCAGGTGCGCGCGTTGCAGGCGGCCATCATCAAGGGCGGGGCCGTTGTAGCCGATGGAGTAGCCGGTGGCGGAGAATTCGCGGTTGAAGTCGTAGGCACCGCCGCGCAGGACCTGGCGCGCCACTTCGGTGTCGCCGAAGTATTCCAGGCTCAGGTGATCGAAATTATACAGGCCGCGGCTGATGGGCAGGTCTTTGCCCCACCAGTTCGGGTCACGCTTGAAGGTGATGGTGTTGCCGGCATCCACCTTGCTGATGGTGTAGGGGCCGCTGCCGAGGGGAATCTCGTAGCCGCCGCCGTCGGCGAAGTCGCGGGTCTTCCACCAGTGTTCCGGGAACACCGGCAGGGTGGCGACATCCAGGGGCAGGGTGCGGTTTTCGTTGCTTGCGAAATCGAAACGCACCTGGCGCGGGCCTTCGACTTCGACGTGTTTGACGTCGGCGAACAGCGTGCGGTAGCGCAGGCTGCCCTGGGTCATCAGCAGGTCGAAGGAGTAACGCACGTCTTCGGCGGTGATCGGTTGGCCATCGGCAAAACGGGCCTTGGGGTTCAGGTAAAAACGCAGGGACAGACCGTCGTCTGACCGCTCCATCTTTTCCGCCACCAGGCCGTAGACCGTGTAGGGCTCGTCCAGCGAGCGCTGGGCCAGGGGCGAATACAACCAACCGTCGACCTGGCTGACACCGATGCCTTTGTCGCCATAGGGCAGCACATGGTCATAGCGCCCGATTTCGATAGCCGAACGCCGCAAGCTGCCGCCTTTGGGCGCATTCGGGTTGGCGTAGTCGAAGTGGGTGAAGCCGGGTTGGTATTTGGCCGGTTCGCCGTACACGGTCAGCGCCGATTGCGGCGCGGCGATCACGGCGGTGCTGGCCAGCAGCAGGGCCAGGGTGGAGCAAAACAGGGTAGAAAAAGCGACTCGCATTATCAGCCTTGGGCGCCGGGTGAAGAGGTAAAGGGGTTTGTACGCTATGCGCGTACGCCCCGCCAGTCATCACACTGTCACAGATGCACAACGGCCCACCAAAGGGCGGGCCGTTGTTTCAAGCATAGGTGCGGACCGGATCAGTCCTGACGGCTGGTCACTTCCAGCAGGTGGTAGCCGAACTGGGTTTTCACCGGGCCTTGCACGGTGTTGACAGGGGCGCTGAATACGACGGCGTCGAATTCCTTGACCATTTGGCCCGGGCCGAACGAACCCAGGTCACCGCCTTGACGGCTGGATGGGCAAGACGAGTTGGCTTTGGCAACTTCGGCGAAATCGGCGCCGCCTTCGATTTGCGTTTTGAGTTCGTTGCACTTGTCTTCGGTGGCAACCAGGATGTGACGGGCGGTGGCTTTGGCCATGAGGGGTAACTCCTTGGGTAAAAACGGTGAGCGTACCGGATTCAGGTGGTTATTTCCTGGCAAAGTTCCCCAAGAGTGAACCGTAGCCTCACGAGCGCCGCCCCCCGTAGCAGCTGTCGAGCCCCAGCGAGGCTGCGTTGGGAGCGACCCGATCTCGTGCCTGGCGCATCAGCGGTGGTGCGGCTGACGCAGCCTCGCTGGGGCTCGACAGCTGCTACGGGGGGCGGGTCAGGTGTGGCGGGCCATCACGCCGCTGTGGGTCAGCCAGTCGATAAACAGCGCAAACAGCTCCGCCTGGGAGTTGATCTCAAGCTTGGTATACAAATGCTTGCGGTGCATGCGCACGGTTTCCGGGGAGATACCCAGTACCTGCGCAGTGGATTTAACCGAGTGCCCACGCAGGATCAGGTGGGCAATTTCCCGCTCGCGCACGGTCAATACGCCGCTGCCAAAATGCATGAACGCCGCTTCAATCTGCTGGTGAACCTGAGTCTGGGTGAACGCCTCATCGCTGATCACCTTGCACAGCCCGCCCGTGGTGCCGAAGCGGCGCAGCAGTTCTCGCACGATCGGTTGTGCGGTTCGCAGCAGCGCCAGTTGATCGTCGCTGAACTGGCCGGCACTCAGGCCCTGGAACATGCACAGGGAAATCTTGCTGTTGGGGCACAGGTCGACGATGTAGTAGCTCTCTTGGGCACCGCCGCTGCGCAGGTAGTAGGTCTTGTAGTACTCGCTGCTGAAGAAGTCGTCCGGGGCGATTTGCGCCAGGTGGTAGAAACCTTCGGCCAGGCCCTTGTCCACCGCCAGGCAGAACGGGTCGAGCAGGTAGCCCCGGGAAAAGTAGCGGTTGATGATTTCTTCGTAGTGCGGCCGGGGGATGCCTTGCTGGTAGAGCAAGTGTGGCGCCTCGCCCTGGCGCTCCAGGCTGATCATCATCGATTCGATGGGGGTCAGGGCACTGAGGGCGCAGGCCAGGTGTTCAAGAAATGACGCTTCGTCGACGCTGGCAAAGGCGTGGGCCAACGCTCCATTCCAGGCTTCAAGCACCTGGAACGACGGGGCAGGGCAGTGATCGGTGTTCTGGCTCATGCCGGCCAGTCTACCCGCCGGCCAGGGCCCCGGCAAAAGCACCGGGGCGCCGAGGCTCATCGGCCTTGATACTCGCCGCTCTGGCGCAGCTCTTCGGCGGTGTCGAGGATGCACTGGCGCAGAATCTCCACCACTTCATCCACCTGGGCATGGGTGATGATCAGCGGCGGCGACATCACATTCAGGTGGCCGATGGGCCGTACCAGCAAGCCTTTGGCCTGGGCCCGGAGGTGGATCTTCTCGCCGATATTTACCGCATCCGCAAACAACACCTTAGTCTGTTTGTCGGCAACAAACTCAATGCACGCCATCAAGCGCTGGCAGCGCACGTCGCCCACCAATGGCAGGCTGGCCAGGGTTTGCAGGCGCTGTTCGAGGTACACGCCGACGTCTTCGACGTGGGCCAGCAGGTTTTCCCGCTCGATGATCTCGATGTTCTTCAGCGCCGCTACGCAACTGACCGGGTGCCCGCTGTAGGTGAAACCGTGGGTAAAGCAGCGGCCCTTGCCCGGCTCGCCGATGACTTGCCAGATACGGTCTGAAAAAATACACGCACCCAGGGGCAAGTAGCCGGAAGTCAGGCCCTTGGCGGTGGTGATGATATCCGGCTGCATGTCGAACACGTCTTG
This genomic window from Pseudomonas sp. Bout1 contains:
- a CDS encoding helix-turn-helix transcriptional regulator, which gives rise to MSQNTDHCPAPSFQVLEAWNGALAHAFASVDEASFLEHLACALSALTPIESMMISLERQGEAPHLLYQQGIPRPHYEEIINRYFSRGYLLDPFCLAVDKGLAEGFYHLAQIAPDDFFSSEYYKTYYLRSGGAQESYYIVDLCPNSKISLCMFQGLSAGQFSDDQLALLRTAQPIVRELLRRFGTTGGLCKVISDEAFTQTQVHQQIEAAFMHFGSGVLTVREREIAHLILRGHSVKSTAQVLGISPETVRMHRKHLYTKLEINSQAELFALFIDWLTHSGVMARHT
- a CDS encoding extracellular solute-binding protein; translated protein: MRVAFSTLFCSTLALLLASTAVIAAPQSALTVYGEPAKYQPGFTHFDYANPNAPKGGSLRRSAIEIGRYDHVLPYGDKGIGVSQVDGWLYSPLAQRSLDEPYTVYGLVAEKMERSDDGLSLRFYLNPKARFADGQPITAEDVRYSFDLLMTQGSLRYRTLFADVKHVEVEGPRQVRFDFASNENRTLPLDVATLPVFPEHWWKTRDFADGGGYEIPLGSGPYTISKVDAGNTITFKRDPNWWGKDLPISRGLYNFDHLSLEYFGDTEVARQVLRGGAYDFNREFSATGYSIGYNGPALDDGRLQRAHLAKEAPQPAQGYVFNVQKPMFKDRRVRQALAMLWDFEWANRQMMRNMYIRQQSFFSNSPLAATQLPDAQELAILEPLRGQIPDEVFTKVFKAPTTDGTGMIRDKQLQALALLEQAGWKPDGDKLVNAEGEPLEFTFLNAQNGLERLLLPYKRNLAQIGITLNIRRIDSSQYVNRLMSRDYDMIVTGFPVTTSPGMELYNYFGSAAAFDTGANNYMVLKDPAVDSLINGLVKANTQSQMLNYAHALDRVLQWNYLWIPNYYPPGTSAAWWNRFGRPAVEAKTDEALETWWEISPTPLTNEQMKAELTKRPGAR
- a CDS encoding peptidylprolyl isomerase; this translates as MAKATARHILVATEDKCNELKTQIEGGADFAEVAKANSSCPSSRQGGDLGSFGPGQMVKEFDAVVFSAPVNTVQGPVKTQFGYHLLEVTSRQD